One window of the Vigna radiata var. radiata cultivar VC1973A chromosome 1, Vradiata_ver6, whole genome shotgun sequence genome contains the following:
- the LOC106766026 gene encoding protein DETOXIFICATION 54: MGDNKDQDFFSHKFPTTSQVVEEMKELWGMALPITAMNVLVFVRAVVSVLFLGRLGSLELAGGALSIGFTNITGYSVLVGLASGLEPVCSQAYGSKNWDLLSLSLQRMVLILLMAIIPISLLWLNLERIMLFMGQDSAITGMASIYCFYSLPDLLTNTLLQPLRVFLRSQKVTKPLMYCSLVAVLFHVPLNYLLVVVMELGVPGVAMASVMTNLNMVVLIAGYVCVCRKREMALKWGCGGGVVASLCSGLGQLMEFAVPSCLMICLEWWWYEIVTVLAGYLPRPTLAVAATGILIQTTSMMYTVPMALAGCVSARVGNELGAGKPYKAKLAAMVALGCAFVIGFINVTWTVILGQRWAGLFTDDEPVKALVASVMPIMGLCELGNCPQTTGCGILRGTARPGVGAHINLGSFYFVGIPVAVGLAFWFKVGFSGLWFGLLSAQVACAVSIMYVVLVRTDWEAEALKAEKLTRVEMGSCNGLRNKESEKDEEMKRLLGNGNRNNKDDIC; encoded by the exons ATGGGAGACAACAAAGATCAGGATTTCTTTTCCCACAAATTTCCCACAACCTCTCAG GTGGTGGAAGAGATGAAGGAGCTGTGGGGCATGGCTCTACCTATCACAGCTATGAATGTGTTGGTGTTTGTGAGGGCAGTGGTTTCTGTTCTCTTCTTGGGTAGGCTTGGAAGCCTAGAGCTAGCAGGTGGTGCACTTTCCATAGGCTTCACCAACATAACAGGGTACTCTGTTCTTGTGGGTCTTGCATCAGGCCTAGAACCTGTGTGCAGCCAAGCCTATGGTAGCAAAAACTGGGACCTCCTCTCTCTATCTCTCCAACGCATGGTCCTAATCCTTCTCATGGCAATCATTCCCATAAGTCTTCTCTGGCTGAACCTTGAGAGGATCATGCTGTTCATGGGCCAAGACAGTGCCATAACAGGAATGGCATCAATCTACTGTTTCTACTCTCTACCAGACCTTTTAACAAACACCTTGCTCCAACCATTAAGGGTTTTTTTAAGGTCCCAAAAGGTGACCAAACCTTTGATGTATTGCTCCCTTGTAGCAGTGTTGTTCCATGTTCCACTGAACTACttgttggtggtggtgatggagCTGGGGGTGCCCGGGGTGGCCATGGCTTCTGTGATGACCAATCTGAACATGGTGGTGCTTATTGCAgggtatgtgtgtgtgtgcaggAAGAGGGAGATGGCGTTGAAGTGGGGATGTGGAGGGGGAGTGGTGGCTAGTTTGTGTTCTGGGTTGGGGCAGTTGATGGAGTTTGCTGTGCCTAGTTGCCTTATGATATGTTTAGAGTGGTGGTGGTACGAGATTGTGACTGTGCTGGCTGGGTACTTGCCACGTCCAACACTGGCTGTGGCTGCCACTGGTATTCTGATTCAGACAACTAGCATGATGTACACTGTCCCCATGGCACTTGCAGGGTGTGTTTCTGCCAGG GTAGGGAATGAGCTTGGAGCTGGAAAACCATACAAGGCAAAGCTAGCAGCAATGGTTGCATTAGGATGTGCATTTGTGATAGGCTTCATCAATGTGACATGGACTGTGATATTAGGTCAAAGATGGGCCGGGCTTTTCACCGATGATGAGCCAGTCAAAGCCTTGGTTGCCTCAGTGATGCCAATTATGGGCCTGTGTGAGCTTGGGAACTGCCCACAAACCACGGGCTGTGGGATTCTGCGTGGCACAGCACGGCCTGGTGTGGGGGCCCATATAAACCTGGGCTCATTCTACTTCGTGGGCATTCCGGTGGCGGTGGGTCTGGCATTTTGGTTCAAGGTTGGGTTCAGTGGGCTTTGGTTTGGGCTTCTGTCTGCCCAGGTGGCATGTGCAGTGTCAATCATGTATGTGGTGTTGGTGAGGACTGATTGGGAAGCTGAGGCCCTGAAGGCTGAAAAGCTCACAAGGGTGGAAATGGGAAGTTGCAATGGGCTTAGGAACAAGGAGAGTGAGAAAGATGAGGAAATGAAAAGGTTGTTGGGAAATGGAAATAGGAACAACAAAGATGACATTTgctaa